Proteins encoded together in one Orbaceae bacterium lpD01 window:
- the dacB gene encoding serine-type D-Ala-D-Ala carboxypeptidase, with product MYQNQRLMVVKKVVTIITTLMLALCVPTLSQAQQITADFSLLPPGTNISLIAQYTDGDHEQLFSHQSQQLRIPASTQKIVTALAALLELGHDFHFITTFESDASLNKNTLNGNLILKMSADPTFTRQQLSNMVNSLKQQGIEQITGNIIIDSSIFAGHDKAAGWSWNNLTYCYNTSPAASIIDGNCFYASVSPAAKVGQIASVSASSIYPVTLSSDIITTSKDSDNQYCELDITAKDNNNYQFSGCVRVTDKKRYFQFAVSDGGHYIAQILREMLSKQGIIFKGNITESKQSLGNSKMKILASNQSEALPVLLTNMLKRSNNLIADTVFRTIGAHYFHQSGTWRNGSDAVREILKEKANIDLKNNVIIDGSGLSRLNLLNAKTMLEILEYVADHDSELNMINMLPIAGVDGTLQYRNSLRHMPFKQTVFAKTGYLEGSYNLAGFIKTHDNRYIAFVQFLTGYRSDDSSKPEKTAIMKFEETFYAQCLNSTAAN from the coding sequence ATGTATCAGAATCAACGATTGATGGTTGTAAAAAAAGTCGTCACTATTATCACAACCCTTATGCTTGCATTATGTGTTCCAACTCTCAGCCAAGCACAGCAAATTACGGCTGATTTCAGTCTTTTACCCCCCGGTACCAACATTTCACTGATCGCGCAATATACCGATGGTGATCACGAGCAGCTTTTCTCACATCAAAGCCAGCAACTGCGCATCCCTGCCAGTACCCAGAAAATAGTCACCGCATTAGCCGCACTACTTGAACTAGGCCATGATTTTCATTTTATCACCACCTTCGAAAGTGATGCCAGCCTAAATAAAAACACCTTGAATGGTAACTTAATCCTAAAAATGTCGGCTGATCCCACCTTTACCCGGCAGCAACTATCGAACATGGTTAATAGTTTAAAACAGCAAGGTATCGAGCAAATTACCGGTAATATTATTATTGATAGTAGTATTTTTGCCGGTCATGATAAAGCCGCCGGCTGGTCATGGAATAATCTCACCTATTGTTATAACACTTCACCGGCCGCCAGTATTATCGATGGTAACTGTTTTTATGCCTCAGTTTCACCCGCAGCGAAAGTAGGACAAATTGCCTCAGTATCGGCCTCTTCTATTTATCCGGTCACATTAAGCAGTGATATCATCACGACGTCAAAAGATAGCGATAATCAATATTGTGAATTAGATATTACCGCTAAAGACAACAACAACTATCAATTTAGTGGCTGTGTTCGGGTTACCGATAAAAAGCGCTATTTTCAATTTGCTGTCAGTGATGGCGGCCACTATATTGCCCAAATTTTACGCGAGATGCTATCCAAACAGGGCATCATTTTCAAAGGTAATATTACTGAATCCAAGCAATCTCTCGGTAATAGTAAAATGAAAATATTAGCCAGTAACCAGTCAGAAGCGTTGCCGGTTTTATTGACCAATATGCTTAAACGTTCAAATAATCTTATTGCAGATACTGTATTTAGAACAATTGGTGCACATTATTTTCATCAATCAGGGACCTGGCGCAACGGCAGTGATGCGGTTAGAGAGATTCTGAAAGAGAAAGCTAATATTGATTTAAAAAATAATGTCATTATTGATGGTTCAGGTTTATCTCGTTTGAATCTACTCAATGCTAAAACGATGTTAGAAATTCTAGAATATGTGGCTGATCATGATAGTGAGCTTAACATGATTAATATGTTACCGATTGCCGGCGTTGATGGTACGTTACAATATCGTAATAGTCTTCGCCATATGCCGTTTAAACAAACCGTTTTTGCTAAAACAGGCTATTTAGAAGGCTCCTATAATCTGGCTGGTTTTATTAAAACACATGATAATCGCTATATTGCCTTCGTACAGTTTTTAACTGGATATCGTTCAGATGATTCATCAAAACCAGAAAAAACCGCGATCATGAAGTTTGAAGAGACATTCTATGCGCAGTGCTTAAACAGTACCGCTGCTAACTAA
- the folA gene encoding type 3 dihydrofolate reductase has product MISLIAAMANHRVIGKNNQMPWHLPADLAWFKQNTVNKPIIMGRKTFESIGRPLPNRHNIIITRQPIDATLPQSMVSWVNSLEQAIKAAKPASEVMIIGGGNIYQQALPLANRLYLTHIQANLDGDTHFPDYHLYPWQQTFVEEHIADDKNPYHYQFEILNRK; this is encoded by the coding sequence ATAATCAGTTTAATTGCAGCGATGGCTAATCATCGCGTCATTGGTAAAAATAATCAAATGCCTTGGCATTTACCCGCTGACTTGGCTTGGTTTAAGCAAAATACCGTCAATAAACCGATTATCATGGGCAGAAAAACCTTTGAATCTATTGGTCGTCCACTACCTAATCGCCACAATATTATTATCACTCGTCAGCCGATTGACGCCACCTTACCGCAATCGATGGTAAGCTGGGTAAACTCACTTGAACAAGCCATCAAAGCCGCTAAGCCGGCCTCAGAGGTGATGATCATTGGTGGCGGTAATATTTATCAGCAAGCACTTCCATTAGCTAATCGATTGTATCTAACCCATATTCAGGCTAATCTGGATGGTGATACCCATTTTCCTGATTATCATCTTTACCCTTGGCAGCAAACCTTTGTTGAAGAACATATTGCGGATGATAAAAACCCTTATCATTATCAATTTGAAATTTTAAATCGTAAATAA
- the rsmB gene encoding 16S rRNA (cytosine(967)-C(5))-methyltransferase RsmB, which produces MKKTINLRAVAANTLYQVMEKGQSLSVALPPLQKPLDDKDSALVAEICFGILRTLPKQEFIIQQLMDKVLTGKNRILHYLLMVGIYQLTQTRVPPHAAIAETVNAAVSLKKMAFKGLVNGVLRQFQRQQNELTTLFEQKGNQSLHPTWLLKRIQQAYPDNWSHIIEANNQKPPMWLRVNQQHHTTDGYLQLLSAEDIEAKKSEQLDGAIQLASPIAVTRLPGFAEGWVTVQDLSAQQAGKLLAPKNHELILDVCAAPGGKTTHILEIAPQARVMAVDIDQYRLKKVAENLARLNQSADIKVGDGRYPEQFCQGLLFDRILLDAPCSATGVIRRHPDIKWLRHDNDIDELSTLQSEILQAIWPYLKPEGVLVYATCSILPEENQLQIARFLTQVQDAVVLDQMIQHVPTNQGGDGFFYTVLRKKLL; this is translated from the coding sequence ATGAAAAAAACCATAAATTTACGTGCAGTCGCGGCAAACACCCTTTATCAAGTGATGGAAAAAGGGCAATCATTAAGTGTTGCCCTGCCGCCATTACAAAAACCTTTAGATGACAAAGATAGTGCGCTAGTCGCTGAAATTTGTTTTGGCATTTTGCGTACATTACCCAAACAAGAATTTATCATTCAGCAGTTGATGGATAAAGTGTTAACGGGTAAAAACCGCATTTTACATTATCTGTTAATGGTAGGTATCTACCAGCTTACCCAAACTCGAGTACCACCTCATGCAGCAATCGCTGAAACGGTCAATGCCGCAGTTTCTTTGAAAAAAATGGCATTTAAAGGCTTAGTTAATGGGGTACTGCGTCAATTCCAGCGGCAACAAAACGAATTAACGACGCTTTTCGAACAGAAGGGTAATCAAAGTCTGCATCCGACCTGGCTACTCAAACGCATACAACAAGCTTATCCTGATAATTGGTCTCATATTATTGAAGCCAATAACCAAAAACCCCCGATGTGGTTAAGAGTCAACCAACAGCACCATACTACCGATGGGTATTTACAGCTACTTAGCGCAGAAGATATTGAAGCGAAGAAAAGTGAACAGCTTGATGGTGCAATTCAATTAGCCTCACCGATTGCTGTCACCAGATTACCTGGATTTGCCGAAGGTTGGGTGACTGTGCAAGATCTTTCGGCACAGCAAGCCGGAAAACTGTTAGCACCTAAAAATCACGAACTGATTCTCGATGTCTGCGCCGCGCCAGGTGGTAAAACGACACACATCTTAGAGATTGCGCCGCAAGCGCGCGTCATGGCTGTCGATATTGATCAATATCGCTTGAAAAAAGTCGCTGAAAATTTAGCACGACTTAATCAATCTGCTGACATCAAAGTTGGCGATGGCCGTTATCCAGAACAGTTTTGTCAAGGTCTGTTATTCGATCGGATTCTACTTGATGCCCCCTGCTCAGCAACTGGTGTTATTCGGCGTCACCCTGACATTAAGTGGTTACGCCACGATAATGATATTGATGAGTTATCAACCTTGCAAAGTGAAATTCTTCAGGCAATTTGGCCCTATCTTAAGCCTGAGGGTGTTTTAGTCTACGCGACCTGCTCCATCTTGCCAGAAGAGAATCAACTACAAATAGCACGATTTTTAACACAAGTTCAGGATGCCGTGGTTCTTGATCAAATGATACAACATGTCCCAACCAATCAAGGCGGTGACGGCTTCTTTTATACTGTTCTACGCAAAAAACTGCTATAG
- a CDS encoding Na+/H+ antiporter NhaC family protein, translated as MNAVLLAVLCMLILSVMRVHVVISLIIGSFVGGLCSDLTLKETIDAFNTGISNGASIALSYALLGAFAVAISRSGLPQALADIAIKQLKTPSKKNKIKWLLIIIIGLVSISSQNVIPIHIAFIPLLIPPLLYVMSKLSLDRRMIACVMAFGLITPYMFLPIGFGNIFLEQILLKNISNAGLNVEHINVMEAMAIPALGMFIGLLIAIFFSYRKPRKYQEKMIEVKHAPEMTKRSLFISIATIILSFVIQLYTGSMILGALIGFICFLATGIVKWDEADNAFNDGLKMMAMIGFVMISAQGFAEVLKQTNEISTLVMHSAEIFGGNKVMASFTLMVIGLIITLGIGSSFSTVPIIAVIFVPLCVQLGFSPLATVCLIGASGAIGDAGAPPSDTILATTAGLNMDGQHDHIRDSVIPTFIHFNIPLLFAGWIGSLVL; from the coding sequence ATGAATGCTGTTCTCCTTGCTGTTTTATGTATGCTTATTCTCTCGGTCATGCGAGTCCACGTCGTGATTAGTTTGATCATTGGCTCTTTCGTGGGCGGACTGTGTAGTGATTTGACTCTCAAAGAAACGATTGATGCTTTTAACACCGGTATTAGTAATGGTGCATCAATCGCCCTATCTTATGCACTATTAGGTGCATTTGCGGTTGCCATTTCTCGATCAGGATTACCCCAAGCACTTGCTGACATTGCTATAAAACAGCTCAAAACCCCCTCTAAAAAGAATAAAATCAAATGGTTACTCATTATTATTATCGGTTTGGTGAGCATTTCATCTCAAAATGTCATTCCAATTCATATTGCCTTTATTCCCCTACTCATTCCGCCACTGCTATATGTGATGTCTAAATTAAGTTTAGACCGTCGGATGATTGCTTGTGTGATGGCCTTTGGTTTGATTACACCTTATATGTTTTTACCTATCGGCTTCGGTAATATCTTTCTTGAGCAAATCTTACTCAAAAATATTTCCAATGCGGGCCTGAATGTAGAACATATTAACGTCATGGAAGCGATGGCGATTCCCGCTTTAGGGATGTTCATTGGTTTACTTATTGCGATTTTTTTTAGTTACCGTAAACCCCGTAAATATCAGGAAAAAATGATTGAAGTTAAACATGCGCCTGAGATGACCAAACGTTCTCTTTTCATCTCTATTGCCACAATCATTTTATCTTTTGTGATTCAGCTTTATACTGGCTCAATGATTTTGGGCGCTTTGATTGGATTTATCTGTTTTCTCGCTACCGGTATTGTTAAGTGGGATGAGGCAGATAATGCATTCAATGATGGTTTGAAAATGATGGCGATGATCGGCTTCGTGATGATTTCGGCCCAAGGTTTTGCTGAAGTATTGAAGCAGACCAATGAGATCAGTACATTAGTGATGCATAGCGCAGAAATTTTTGGTGGTAATAAAGTCATGGCTTCTTTTACGTTAATGGTGATTGGCTTAATTATTACCCTTGGTATTGGTTCATCATTCTCAACCGTCCCGATTATTGCTGTTATTTTTGTGCCATTATGTGTTCAACTGGGCTTTTCTCCTTTGGCAACCGTGTGTCTTATTGGTGCGTCAGGTGCCATCGGTGATGCAGGCGCTCCGCCTTCTGATACCATATTGGCCACCACCGCAGGTCTGAATATGGATGGCCAGCACGATCATATTCGCGATAGCGTGATTCCAACCTTTATCCATTTTAATATACCACTCTTATTTGCTGGATGGATTGGTTCATTAGTACTTTAA
- a CDS encoding sulfatase-like hydrolase/transferase: MFFSQIPTAVISILPLLIIAPILASFIKYTKWQFVLIVIMTLFIVTELVSIYFSGGFIDYQFFVNLNLRDIIAGLAIFKLQAALAILCFLVIVFVLMLISKFLRCYGWYWLRLSLLVIGIICLVQKEGPFSRLYEIYQVTMAQQKVFNQAIESLNMQGYVTKPALEAQKGKNIIVISLESFERGFMDMPGITPNLSRLSQQYTYFPDMKMGPGSSWTTASMYTYMTGTPFLIGELNTSPLANTAKIQLVSLGDILNKAGYQTEYVMGSPNFAGMGHIISLFGIEVISEANYPGKYPAAPFGLYDHDIFEVAKTQLTKFRENDKPFALFISTVSTHAPNGFEDERMRSLISPKADNMSFVAASLDYNLGRFIQYLSDNHILDNTVFYIFPDHLMMGAGTPIIATLSAHERSLYFMSNASTQALKKETQATLYQIDLPRLILNGAQVKTNATFLTDYIPADIDKLEYIKTHKAAIAQLNHSAEVVVK; encoded by the coding sequence ATGTTTTTTTCTCAAATACCCACTGCGGTAATTAGTATTTTACCCCTGCTTATTATTGCGCCTATTTTGGCGTCCTTTATTAAATATACCAAATGGCAGTTTGTTTTGATTGTCATTATGACCTTATTTATTGTCACTGAACTGGTATCGATTTATTTCAGTGGTGGTTTTATTGATTATCAGTTTTTTGTCAATCTTAATCTGAGGGATATTATTGCTGGACTAGCCATTTTTAAATTACAAGCCGCTTTAGCGATTCTCTGTTTTTTAGTGATTGTTTTTGTGCTGATGTTAATCAGCAAGTTTCTCCGATGTTATGGGTGGTATTGGCTACGATTAAGTCTCTTGGTGATAGGTATTATTTGCTTAGTCCAAAAAGAGGGGCCATTTAGTCGATTATATGAAATATACCAAGTGACGATGGCACAACAAAAGGTCTTTAATCAAGCGATTGAGTCACTTAATATGCAGGGGTATGTGACTAAACCGGCGCTTGAAGCGCAAAAAGGTAAGAATATTATTGTGATCTCTTTGGAGTCGTTTGAACGGGGCTTTATGGATATGCCTGGAATTACCCCTAACTTATCCCGGTTATCACAGCAATATACTTATTTTCCTGATATGAAAATGGGACCGGGTAGCTCTTGGACAACCGCGTCAATGTATACTTATATGACTGGTACGCCTTTTCTCATTGGTGAGCTTAATACGTCACCGCTTGCTAATACTGCGAAAATCCAGTTAGTCAGTTTAGGTGATATTCTGAATAAAGCGGGTTATCAAACGGAATATGTCATGGGTAGTCCTAATTTTGCAGGTATGGGGCATATCATTTCTCTGTTTGGTATTGAGGTGATTTCTGAAGCCAATTATCCTGGTAAATACCCCGCAGCACCGTTCGGACTTTATGATCATGATATTTTTGAGGTGGCAAAAACGCAGCTGACTAAGTTCAGAGAAAATGATAAACCTTTTGCGCTATTTATTTCTACTGTCTCGACCCATGCCCCTAATGGCTTTGAAGATGAGCGAATGCGCTCGTTGATTTCACCTAAAGCCGATAATATGTCATTTGTTGCAGCTTCACTTGACTATAATTTAGGACGTTTCATTCAGTATTTATCCGATAACCATATTCTAGATAATACGGTTTTTTATATTTTCCCTGATCATTTAATGATGGGGGCTGGAACGCCGATTATTGCAACATTGTCAGCACACGAACGTAGTTTGTATTTCATGAGTAATGCATCGACACAAGCGTTAAAGAAAGAGACCCAAGCGACGCTTTATCAGATTGATTTGCCACGTTTAATTCTTAATGGTGCGCAGGTTAAGACGAACGCAACATTTTTAACTGATTATATTCCCGCCGATATAGATAAACTTGAGTATATCAAAACGCATAAAGCGGCCATTGCTCAGCTCAATCATTCCGCAGAAGTGGTTGTAAAATAG
- the fmt gene encoding methionyl-tRNA formyltransferase, giving the protein MSNSVSKHKYRIIFAGTPDFAAKHLQALIASEYDIVAVFTQPDRPAGRGNKLTASPVKIVAEQYRLPVFQPSTLKTPENQQLIAALDADIMIVVAYGLILPKVVLDLPKQGCLNVHGSLLPRWRGAAPIQRACWAGDKETGVTIMQMDEGLDTGAMLYKASCPILADDTSASLYNKLAELGPEALLTTLTLMRQNQIKPESQNDEQATYARKLSKEEAKLDWQLSAVQLERCIRAFNPWPVSYFDIEAQSIKVWQSHVISQPTTQPPGTIISADKQGIAVATTDGILVMTMLQPAGKKPMSAQDLLNSRKEWFTPGTLIK; this is encoded by the coding sequence ATGTCTAACTCTGTATCAAAACATAAATACCGAATCATCTTTGCCGGGACGCCGGATTTTGCTGCCAAACACTTGCAAGCATTAATTGCTTCAGAATACGATATTGTGGCTGTATTCACACAGCCAGACAGACCAGCAGGGCGCGGCAATAAATTGACAGCAAGCCCAGTAAAGATAGTGGCTGAGCAGTATCGATTACCTGTTTTTCAGCCATCAACATTAAAAACCCCAGAAAATCAGCAGCTCATTGCCGCATTAGATGCCGACATTATGATAGTGGTTGCTTATGGATTAATCTTACCGAAAGTGGTGCTTGATTTACCCAAACAGGGATGTTTAAATGTTCATGGTTCATTGCTGCCGCGTTGGCGTGGCGCTGCGCCAATTCAACGAGCATGTTGGGCCGGTGATAAGGAGACTGGTGTTACGATTATGCAGATGGATGAAGGCTTAGATACGGGTGCGATGTTATATAAGGCAAGCTGCCCTATTTTGGCAGATGACACCAGTGCTTCACTCTATAATAAATTAGCTGAACTTGGACCTGAGGCACTGCTAACGACACTGACATTAATGCGTCAAAATCAAATAAAACCAGAATCGCAAAATGATGAGCAGGCAACCTACGCTCGTAAGCTATCCAAAGAAGAAGCCAAGTTAGACTGGCAGCTTTCTGCCGTGCAGCTAGAACGCTGCATTCGGGCCTTTAATCCATGGCCTGTGAGTTATTTCGATATTGAAGCGCAATCAATTAAAGTATGGCAAAGCCATGTGATTTCTCAGCCAACAACCCAGCCACCGGGCACCATTATTTCTGCAGATAAACAGGGTATTGCGGTGGCCACAACCGATGGCATTTTAGTTATGACAATGCTGCAGCCCGCCGGCAAAAAACCGATGTCAGCACAAGATTTGCTGAACTCTCGCAAAGAGTGGTTTACGCCGGGTACGCTGATTAAATAA
- a CDS encoding glycosyltransferase family protein — protein sequence MKILFGVQGTGNGHITRCRTLALAFKEAGVDVDYIFSGRDPGDYFDMQAFNQYRTFSGMSFETTNGKINLRKTIKRIHAFRLIKDVKELDLSDYDCIISDFEPVSAWAAKHQQLDCIGISNQAVTQYIQPKEYGLIARTIMKFYAPVSRPVALHWFHFGHPLIPPIVDKLEPTSQKDHIVVYLPFESIADIKSLLAPFQDQQFYCFHPSIKTSQQDGHISLHPLCREVFTRSVAESAGIITNTGFALISEALVLGKKILTKPVSGQFEQIYNAECLAKLDLAQVMQTLEQDKLRQWLTLPSPDPVIYPNVAKELVSWIVNNQKEDFSELSRRLWSQVKYPAHVEQKIKALGFEL from the coding sequence ATGAAAATACTTTTTGGTGTTCAAGGCACGGGAAATGGGCATATTACCCGTTGTCGAACATTAGCATTAGCATTCAAAGAAGCCGGTGTAGACGTCGATTATATATTTAGTGGTCGGGATCCTGGCGACTACTTTGATATGCAGGCATTTAATCAATATCGCACATTTTCAGGTATGAGTTTTGAAACCACTAATGGCAAAATCAACTTGCGTAAGACCATTAAACGGATACATGCTTTTCGACTCATCAAAGATGTCAAAGAATTAGATCTTTCCGACTATGATTGTATTATTAGCGATTTTGAACCCGTCAGTGCTTGGGCGGCTAAACATCAGCAACTTGACTGTATTGGAATTAGTAATCAGGCGGTCACGCAATATATTCAACCCAAAGAATATGGTTTAATTGCGCGCACCATTATGAAATTTTATGCGCCCGTGAGCAGACCGGTTGCCCTGCACTGGTTTCATTTTGGTCATCCGCTTATTCCACCGATTGTAGATAAATTAGAGCCAACCTCACAAAAAGACCATATCGTCGTCTATTTACCGTTTGAATCAATCGCTGATATCAAGTCACTGCTCGCGCCTTTCCAAGATCAACAATTTTACTGTTTTCATCCTAGTATCAAAACGAGCCAGCAAGACGGACATATCTCACTACATCCACTCTGTCGTGAAGTTTTCACTCGTTCGGTGGCTGAATCAGCAGGCATTATCACTAATACCGGATTTGCACTGATTTCCGAAGCATTAGTCTTAGGTAAAAAAATTCTCACCAAACCAGTTTCAGGGCAATTTGAACAAATTTATAATGCCGAGTGTCTGGCAAAATTAGATCTGGCGCAAGTGATGCAAACACTCGAACAAGATAAACTCAGACAGTGGCTCACGCTTCCCTCTCCAGATCCCGTTATCTATCCGAATGTGGCTAAAGAGTTAGTCAGCTGGATTGTGAATAATCAAAAAGAGGATTTTTCCGAACTCAGTCGACGTTTATGGTCGCAAGTGAAGTATCCCGCTCATGTTGAGCAAAAAATTAAAGCACTTGGTTTCGAGCTTTAA
- a CDS encoding LysE family transporter: MQISFVEMSFFVFTISFLAMVSPGPDFFLVLKNSLRYNRGAALMSGAGVVVGVLTHMIYCVAGVAILIKSTPWLFTLLRYAGAAYLVWIGCKALMTKYSSSVDYSVNKTATNISLKTAFLQGYFCNLLNPKATLFFLSVFTQVLNADSSLFDKFWIASIIVIEAVCWWPCVVFLFQTPWVQRRFFKIQWFVDKLLGIILILLGIKVAIGF, encoded by the coding sequence ATGCAGATATCATTTGTAGAAATGAGTTTTTTTGTTTTTACCATTAGTTTTTTGGCCATGGTATCGCCCGGACCTGATTTTTTTCTGGTCCTGAAAAATAGTTTGCGTTATAACCGTGGCGCCGCATTGATGTCGGGTGCTGGCGTCGTTGTCGGCGTACTCACGCATATGATTTACTGTGTCGCGGGTGTGGCTATTTTGATAAAAAGTACTCCTTGGCTATTCACGTTACTGCGCTATGCCGGTGCCGCTTATTTGGTTTGGATTGGCTGTAAAGCGTTAATGACTAAATATTCGTCCTCAGTTGATTATTCAGTCAATAAAACAGCGACTAATATTTCACTGAAAACCGCGTTTTTACAGGGCTATTTTTGTAATCTATTAAATCCGAAAGCAACTCTATTCTTTCTATCGGTATTTACCCAGGTACTTAATGCGGACTCATCTTTATTTGATAAGTTTTGGATTGCGTCGATTATTGTTATTGAAGCGGTATGTTGGTGGCCTTGTGTTGTTTTTTTATTTCAGACACCTTGGGTACAAAGACGTTTTTTCAAAATTCAGTGGTTTGTTGATAAGCTGTTAGGCATCATCTTAATTTTACTAGGTATTAAGGTCGCTATTGGTTTTTAA
- a CDS encoding NCS2 family permease, with product MSKKPISVPLTERLFHLTSRGTTVKKEMIAGLTTFLAMVYSVIVIPNMLHDAGFPTDAVFIATCLIAGFGSILMGFWANLPMAIGCAISLGAFTAYSLGIGKTITISEALGAIFFMGVIFSIISITGLRSWILRNIPIGIAHGTGIGIGLFLLIIAITNSQVGLIVKNTASDIPVAFGDFTSFSVLCTLIGLAAIIGLEKRKIPGSILLVVIAISIIGLIFDPNVQYKGFFALPSLTDNEGHSLLFSLDLSVILKVSLLPTILALVMTAIFDATGTIRAVAGQANLIDKEGQIIDGGKALTADSVSSIFAGLVGASPAAVYIESATGTAAGGRTGLTAVIVGALFLLIIFFSPLSYLVPAYATAPALMYVGLLMLSNVKKLDFDDFVGAMAGLICAVFIVFTCNIVTGIMLGYASLVIGRIFAGDWRKLNLGTVIIAAALIIFYASGWANLA from the coding sequence ATGTCAAAAAAACCTATCTCAGTTCCCCTAACAGAACGACTATTTCATCTCACATCACGCGGAACCACCGTTAAAAAAGAGATGATCGCGGGTTTAACTACCTTCCTTGCGATGGTCTACTCAGTGATTGTTATTCCAAACATGTTACATGATGCAGGCTTTCCAACCGATGCGGTATTTATTGCAACATGCCTAATTGCCGGATTCGGTTCCATTTTAATGGGGTTTTGGGCCAATCTTCCTATGGCAATTGGCTGTGCAATTTCATTAGGTGCCTTTACCGCCTATAGCTTAGGTATCGGCAAGACGATTACGATCTCCGAAGCTTTAGGGGCTATTTTCTTTATGGGCGTCATCTTCAGTATTATCTCAATTACCGGTCTGCGTAGTTGGATATTACGCAATATTCCAATTGGTATTGCGCATGGCACCGGTATTGGTATTGGTCTGTTTTTATTAATTATCGCTATCACCAACAGCCAGGTAGGTTTAATTGTTAAAAATACGGCTTCGGATATCCCAGTCGCATTTGGTGATTTCACCTCATTTTCGGTACTATGTACCTTGATCGGGTTAGCCGCAATTATCGGTTTAGAGAAACGTAAAATACCCGGCTCGATACTATTAGTTGTTATTGCCATTTCAATTATTGGTCTCATATTTGATCCTAACGTGCAATATAAAGGCTTTTTTGCTTTACCATCCTTAACCGATAATGAAGGTCATTCACTACTATTTAGTTTAGATTTGTCAGTCATTCTCAAAGTCTCTTTATTACCGACGATACTCGCGTTAGTGATGACGGCTATATTTGATGCAACGGGTACTATTCGTGCTGTCGCCGGACAAGCAAATCTTATTGATAAAGAGGGTCAAATTATTGATGGTGGAAAAGCACTTACGGCCGATTCTGTCAGTAGTATTTTTGCCGGCTTAGTCGGTGCATCTCCCGCGGCAGTCTATATCGAATCAGCGACGGGTACCGCAGCCGGTGGAAGAACGGGGTTAACGGCTGTAATTGTCGGTGCACTATTTTTACTGATTATCTTCTTCTCACCACTCTCTTACCTTGTACCAGCCTATGCAACTGCTCCTGCATTGATGTATGTCGGTCTATTAATGTTGTCTAATGTGAAGAAATTAGATTTCGATGATTTTGTCGGCGCGATGGCTGGACTGATTTGTGCGGTCTTTATTGTATTTACCTGTAATATCGTTACCGGTATTATGTTAGGTTATGCATCGTTGGTAATAGGTCGAATCTTTGCGGGTGATTGGCGAAAACTTAATCTGGGGACAGTAATTATTGCCGCTGCTCTGATTATCTTCTATGCCAGTGGCTGGGCTAACTTAGCTTAA